One Deltaproteobacteria bacterium genomic window carries:
- a CDS encoding putative metal-binding motif-containing protein — protein MPRSVDLLPGTSSRWSPLLIVLALGWVLLPACSCDGKGSGADAGPDASVSDGGDDGGAPDGSTDGGDPDGSVTDGGDPDGGDPDGGGCPDLDGDQHTDAACGGTDCDDGNPDVHPGATEICNGIDDDCVGGIDEGGDALCDDGRFCSGTETCGGLSGCQPGTAPTCDDGLDCTTDACDLASDACTSTPDDAACSDGNACTTDTCDATLGCQHADDDGATCTVGACSGTCGGGLCGGCTCTTNADCDDGVACTSDACSGGVCLNLPIQAACDDGDFCTGVETCNPVLGCLPGMPPTCDDGVACTVDACLDGFCRSTPHDPNCSDGAFCNGAEVCDAIFGCRDGTAPALDDGVGCTVDACDEVGDVVVHAPDDAACDDGAFCNGAETCDPALDCQAGAAPSADDGVGCTVDTCDEATDTFVHTPDDTACDDGTFCNGAETCNAVSDCVPGLPPVCDDGVPCTVDACDPGADACASTPDDGACSDGNACTADTCDPALGCQSANDDGIACTIGACSGTCGGGLCGGCTCTVDGDCDDGVSCTVDTCSAGACVNTPSAALCDDGAFCNGAETCSATLDCQAGTAPGTDDGVSCTID, from the coding sequence ATGCCGCGCTCCGTCGATCTGCTCCCTGGCACCAGCTCCCGGTGGTCACCCCTCCTGATCGTCCTCGCGCTCGGCTGGGTCCTGCTCCCGGCCTGCAGCTGTGACGGGAAGGGGTCGGGCGCGGACGCCGGGCCGGACGCCTCGGTGAGCGACGGCGGCGACGACGGGGGCGCGCCGGACGGCTCGACGGATGGCGGGGATCCCGACGGCTCGGTGACGGACGGCGGGGACCCCGACGGCGGCGATCCGGACGGCGGGGGCTGCCCGGACCTGGACGGCGATCAGCACACCGACGCGGCCTGCGGCGGGACCGACTGCGACGACGGCAACCCGGACGTGCACCCCGGCGCCACCGAGATCTGCAACGGCATCGACGACGACTGCGTGGGCGGGATCGACGAGGGAGGCGACGCCCTCTGTGACGACGGCCGCTTCTGCTCGGGCACCGAGACCTGCGGGGGCCTCTCCGGCTGCCAGCCCGGCACCGCGCCCACCTGCGACGACGGCCTGGACTGCACCACCGACGCCTGCGACCTGGCCTCCGATGCCTGCACCTCCACGCCGGACGACGCGGCCTGCTCCGATGGCAACGCCTGCACCACCGACACCTGCGACGCCACCCTCGGCTGCCAGCACGCGGACGACGACGGCGCCACCTGCACCGTGGGGGCGTGCTCGGGCACGTGTGGTGGGGGGCTCTGCGGGGGCTGCACCTGCACGACCAACGCCGACTGCGACGACGGCGTGGCCTGCACGAGCGACGCGTGCAGCGGCGGCGTCTGCCTCAACCTGCCGATCCAGGCGGCCTGCGACGACGGCGACTTCTGCACCGGCGTCGAGACCTGCAACCCCGTCCTCGGCTGCCTGCCGGGGATGCCGCCCACCTGCGACGACGGGGTCGCCTGCACGGTGGACGCCTGCCTGGACGGCTTCTGCCGGAGCACGCCGCACGATCCGAACTGCTCCGATGGCGCCTTCTGCAACGGGGCGGAGGTCTGTGACGCCATCTTCGGCTGCCGGGACGGAACGGCCCCGGCGTTGGACGACGGGGTCGGCTGCACGGTCGACGCCTGCGACGAGGTGGGGGACGTCGTCGTCCACGCCCCGGACGACGCGGCCTGCGACGACGGCGCCTTCTGCAACGGCGCCGAGACCTGCGATCCGGCCCTCGACTGCCAGGCGGGCGCGGCCCCGAGCGCGGACGACGGAGTCGGCTGCACGGTCGACACCTGCGACGAGGCCACGGACACCTTCGTCCACACCCCGGACGACACGGCCTGCGACGACGGGACCTTCTGCAACGGTGCGGAGACCTGCAATGCGGTCTCCGACTGCGTGCCGGGCCTGCCGCCGGTCTGTGACGACGGGGTGCCCTGCACGGTCGATGCCTGCGATCCGGGCGCCGACGCCTGCGCCAGCACCCCGGACGACGGCGCCTGCAGCGACGGCAACGCCTGCACGGCGGACACCTGCGACCCCGCGCTCGGCTGTCAGAGCGCGAACGACGACGGCATCGCGTGCACCATCGGGGCCTGCAGCGGCACCTGCGGTGGCGGGCTCTGCGGCGGCTGCACCTGCACCGTCGACGGTGACTGCGACGACGGGGTCTCCTGCACCGTCGACACCTGCTCCGCGGGCGCCTGCGTGAACACGCCGAGCGCCGCCCTCTGCGACGACGGCGCCTTCTGCAACGGCGCCGAGACCTGCAGCGCGACGCTGGACTGCCAGGCGGGCACCGCTCCGGGCACCGACGATGGCGTGAGCTGCACGATCGAC